The genome window GCACCGACTACTGaatttttggtatcgtgacacCCCTCGCTGCGGCATTGTGGAGACTCTGATCATCTGGGAGGACCTGTGGATGAATTGCGTGGTCCCGAGAACGGGCCAGATGCAGTGTAAGGTCTATGACTCCATGCTCACACTCCCCCAAGACCTCCAAGTTGCCCGCGCCCTCACCATTAGCTCCATCCTGTTAGCCATCCTAGCAGTACTCATCGGCATCACTGGGGCCAAGTGCACAAACTGCATTGACGACGAGGCATCCAAGGCCAAGGTGATGATCATCTCTGGGGTCTTCTTCATTGTTTCTGGGGTCATGCAGCTCATTCCTGTCTCTTGGGCGGCCAACACCATTATCAGGGACTTCAACAGCCCTTTAATTACTGACGCTCAGAGGAGGGAGCTGGGGGCCTCACTGTACATCGGCTGGGGAGCTGCTGGCCTCCTGGTTCTCGGTGGCGGAATGCTCTGCTGCTCCTGTCCGCCACGTGAGACCTGATACAACCCTTCACGAATGGCTTACTCTGCCTCACGGTCCGCAGGTGGCCCAGGGTTGGAAAGGAAAAGACTACGTATAAATGAAGGTCAAAGAGGAAAAGACATTATTGAATTTTAAACCTGCTGTCCACACCAAACTGGTGTGCTGAAGAAAAGAGCTCAAGGAAACAAGGAGACTCCGTAATGaaggatgtgttttattttgccttTCATGTTAAGTATctccagtgttggggagtaacggaatacatgttccggcgttacgtattcagaatacaaattatgagtaactgtattccgttacagttacaatttaaatagttgatATTTAGAatagttacattgttgaaatcaatggattacatgacgatactgtttcacgagtttattcactctttgaataaattaaggcaactccgtGCATTTCCCACAAGCCCCAgtatgaaaacgaaaaacaaaTAGCTATTTGCGagatcactgatagaggtagagatggagccggcacaacagagccagggcaggaatgtgtttctatcttggaaattcaaacagcatttcacattaaagaaagaacagggagaacgaaatataactgtgcagtgcagcctctgcttgccagcaaccaacctcctttcagcgtccaaaaactccacctccaacctgaagaagcatcttaaagtaagttttttttttttaattagccaagcATAGTCGTCTGTTGTaattttactggtcaccttgcaaattacattttcgggcatgtattctgtaacggaatacattttgaaagtatccttcccaacactgagtATCTCTGACTAATTAGTTTACGGTTGTGCGTCGAATCAACGgtgtacccccgcagacccttCTGCGTccacgccggaccctacgccgtagcctgacgtgcacctctcgaaaaatttaactacacgtcgcagcgacgcacgtcgcttggccgtggcttggtagccttgcatttcccccgactcatttcctggttctccttctccataaacaaaatgaaatcaaggagagggttaacttttcctgctaaagatgtctcaccttggtcagaaagcacaggggagacacttcgtttctctcactatgactctagagtctgTACTCGCttgccatcactctctcacttctccctggctctatcacccactccccacacacacacacacacacacacacacacatgccggcgcacacaccagcgcacaagtataaacatcaggccacttacgtaggctactgcaaaagctctgcgtggagcctgcgCACAACCATAAAACAAGCTTTAGGCTCTTTATTTTTGAGAGACTAAAAAAGCATGTAAAGGATTTTGGAGTGGAACTGTAATCATgtttcaaaacaaaaagcaaagaaaatgaTGTTGTTAATGCTGTTTTATAAGGTCAACACCGTACAATATACTATGTATTGTGTATGTATCATACATTATACAATCATGTACTTTTTATACAGTCCTGGCTTCTTAATGTTTACCACTGAATTTTTGTTTATAAAAACCGCTATGACTGCTTCATGTATCACCTTCATAATTAAGGCACTGCAAAAAATGGAAGAACTGCATGTGTTAAATGGTGTGAAAAggttattttattgattttttgataaggttttttttccaagatACTGCATATCtggtttcatttaaaaacagaaattacCTTTTAACTTGCTTATTCTTAAAACGGCATATTCACTCCCACATGAGTCAGTAAACCGGTAACAAAAATGATGGCGTGCGCTCTATCCAGGTGGCTTCATGAGAGTAACCTGACTCTGCCaaatggattgcttcgcatttgctctgcatatccatctgggaactttccgttggagaactttcgggaaggggcgaaaatactggttagctgattggataaaccatctgtctatcaccacctatgttggtgatagacgggccaaatcaaccaaccAGATCagcgatatatcaaactcttgccgaaaccagtcaggagaagagcaaaaacatctttttctcagagaaaagcctccagtgccgttttttgctcttctttcaatgaaggaatactttctaatttggataaaacttgcacgatagctacgctcatctcatccatggaagccgccatgttgtttagactgaacagtcgcttctcgttgcatcacaccaaagaatttctaatatgggaagaagttccactctctcgttacttccggcttctgaactggttgcagttccaccagagttccatatagggggcgctcacaggccagtgcagaatgaatgggactctatggagctatacccctcaaaatccacttttctcaggatataattttttgtctagtaattt of Sander lucioperca isolate FBNREF2018 chromosome 5, SLUC_FBN_1.2, whole genome shotgun sequence contains these proteins:
- the LOC116039910 gene encoding claudin-4-like, with translation MWSVTDFIGCGIVETLIIWEDLWMNCVVPRTGQMQCKVYDSMLTLPQDLQVARALTISSILLAILAVLIGITGAKCTNCIDDEASKAKVMIISGVFFIVSGVMQLIPVSWAANTIIRDFNSPLITDAQRRELGASLYIGWGAAGLLVLGGGMLCCSCPPRET